In Gemmatimonadaceae bacterium, one DNA window encodes the following:
- a CDS encoding YifB family Mg chelatase-like AAA ATPase, whose product MQSAAVQGIDAYGVTVEVDAAQGLPVWTIVGLAVGGVKESRERVAAALVNSGFVVPHKRITVNLAPADRRKEGTAFDLPIAMGILVATGQLPAAAVENVVVVGELGLDASVRPVRGALPIARYVARCAPKCTLVLPPANVAEAARVSRLALAAPATLGRLVSELRAGELVAPERPVANVAPRDVCDFSDVVGQESAKRALEVAAAGRHNVLMVGPPGTGKTMLARRLPTVLPELTEEEALEVVAIHSVAGALSAEAAVTPQRPFRAPHHSISGAGLIGGGSSPRPGEVSLAHHGVLFLDELLEFPRHVLESLRQPLEDARVVIARASSSVSYPARFTLVGAMNPCPCGHAGDPAGACTCTPADVARYRSRLSGPLLDRVDMHVTVGAVPVRELGNGGAGESSAAMRHRVAAAHARQRRRYGKIFGDRANAHVPGRWMSANTKISPDARALLETASERLPLSARGYHRVIKVARTIADLDGDAAVQAPHVAEALRYRAPATRQLTG is encoded by the coding sequence GTGCAGTCTGCGGCGGTGCAGGGGATCGACGCGTACGGTGTGACCGTCGAGGTGGACGCCGCGCAGGGGCTGCCGGTGTGGACGATCGTGGGGCTCGCGGTGGGCGGAGTGAAGGAAAGCCGCGAGCGCGTGGCGGCGGCGCTCGTTAACTCGGGCTTCGTCGTACCGCACAAGCGGATCACTGTCAATCTCGCGCCGGCCGATCGTCGCAAGGAAGGCACCGCGTTCGACCTGCCGATCGCGATGGGAATTCTCGTTGCCACGGGCCAGCTGCCCGCCGCGGCGGTGGAGAACGTCGTCGTCGTGGGCGAGCTGGGTCTGGACGCATCGGTGAGGCCGGTGCGCGGCGCGCTGCCGATCGCGCGGTACGTCGCGCGGTGCGCACCCAAGTGTACGCTCGTGCTTCCTCCGGCGAACGTCGCCGAGGCGGCGCGAGTCAGCAGGCTCGCGCTCGCGGCGCCGGCTACGCTGGGACGGCTGGTGAGCGAGCTGCGCGCCGGTGAGCTCGTCGCGCCCGAGCGGCCGGTGGCGAACGTGGCGCCGCGTGACGTGTGCGACTTCAGCGACGTGGTCGGGCAGGAATCGGCCAAGCGCGCGCTCGAGGTCGCCGCGGCGGGGAGGCACAACGTGCTGATGGTGGGACCGCCGGGCACCGGAAAGACGATGCTGGCGCGCCGGCTGCCCACGGTTTTGCCGGAGCTAACCGAAGAGGAAGCGCTCGAGGTGGTCGCGATCCATTCAGTCGCCGGCGCGCTCAGCGCTGAGGCGGCGGTGACTCCACAGCGGCCGTTCAGGGCGCCGCACCACTCCATCTCCGGCGCCGGGTTGATAGGCGGCGGCAGCTCGCCGCGGCCGGGCGAAGTGAGTCTCGCGCACCACGGCGTGCTGTTCCTGGACGAGCTGCTGGAGTTTCCGCGGCACGTGCTGGAGTCGCTGCGCCAGCCGCTGGAGGACGCGCGCGTCGTCATCGCCCGGGCGTCGAGCTCGGTAAGCTACCCGGCGCGGTTCACGCTCGTTGGGGCGATGAACCCCTGCCCGTGCGGGCACGCGGGAGATCCCGCGGGCGCGTGCACCTGTACGCCGGCTGACGTCGCGCGCTATAGGTCGCGGCTGTCCGGACCGTTGCTGGACCGGGTGGACATGCACGTCACCGTGGGCGCCGTGCCGGTGCGCGAGCTGGGGAACGGCGGGGCGGGAGAATCGTCCGCCGCGATGCGCCACCGGGTCGCGGCGGCGCACGCCAGACAGCGGCGGAGATACGGGAAGATTTTCGGCGATCGCGCCAACGCGCACGTGCCGGGTCGATGGATGAGTGCAAACACGAAGATCTCGCCGGACGCCCGCGCGCTGCTGGAAACGGCGTCCGAGAGACTCCCGCTCTCCGCGCGCGGCTATCATCGCGTCATCAAGGTCGCGCGGACGATCGCCGACCTCGACGGCGACGCGGCCGTCCAGGCGCCGCACGTCGCCGAGGCCCTGCGGTACCGCGCGCCCGCAACTCGGCAGCTGACTGGCTAG
- a CDS encoding YajQ family cyclic di-GMP-binding protein — MAQQNSFDVTTGVDLQEVDNAVNQAQKEIAQRYDFKDSKASIDFKKTDALITLVADDDFKMTALVDVLQTRLIRRGISVKNLDLGENRTAGGDTVTRDVKLKTALDGDTAKKVAAAVKEAKLKKVQASIQGDTVRVTSPSRDDLQAAMAMLRQKDFGVELKFGNYR, encoded by the coding sequence ATGGCCCAACAAAACTCTTTTGACGTCACCACCGGCGTCGACCTTCAGGAAGTGGACAACGCCGTCAACCAGGCGCAGAAGGAAATCGCGCAGCGGTACGACTTCAAGGACTCCAAGGCGTCGATCGACTTCAAGAAAACCGACGCTCTCATCACGCTCGTCGCCGACGACGACTTCAAGATGACGGCGCTGGTGGACGTGCTGCAGACGCGGCTCATCCGCCGCGGGATCTCGGTCAAGAACCTCGATCTCGGTGAGAACAGGACCGCCGGCGGGGACACGGTCACGCGTGACGTCAAGCTCAAGACCGCGCTCGACGGCGACACCGCCAAGAAGGTCGCGGCCGCGGTGAAGGAGGCGAAGCTCAAGAAAGTGCAGGCCAGCATCCAGGGCGACACGGTCCGTGTCACGTCCCCGTCGCGCGACGATCTGCAGGCGGCGATGGCGATGCTCCGGCAGAAAGACTTCGGGGTGGAGCTGAAGTTCGGGAATTACAGATGA
- the lepB gene encoding signal peptidase I, with product MQPVIDDRRRNDALRSLNHRSSRPRARFFREWLKSVVIAMALFLVLRSTLVEAYKIASGSMEGTLFAGDFLIVNKLVYGAELPFVNARIPGFREPERGDVIIFQAPQDPRQSFVKRVVGTPGDTLAMRDGRLYRNGSYVHEPYAVHTHRRVRAARHEFEWQLAHLVGGASRDYAATRDDWGPLVVKSKNYFVLGDNRDNSQDSRYWGFVPDTLVRGQPVFVYYSYDSESPAREQNGSRVRWARVGSRVH from the coding sequence ATGCAACCAGTAATCGACGACCGCCGCCGGAACGACGCGCTCCGCAGTCTGAATCACCGCTCTTCGCGCCCGCGCGCCCGGTTCTTCCGCGAGTGGCTGAAGTCGGTCGTCATCGCGATGGCGCTGTTCCTCGTGCTGCGCTCCACCCTGGTGGAGGCGTACAAGATCGCCAGCGGGAGCATGGAGGGGACGCTGTTCGCGGGCGACTTCCTCATCGTGAACAAGCTCGTCTACGGCGCGGAGCTGCCGTTCGTCAACGCGCGGATCCCCGGCTTCCGCGAGCCCGAGCGCGGCGACGTGATCATCTTCCAGGCGCCGCAGGACCCGCGGCAGAGCTTCGTCAAGCGCGTCGTCGGCACGCCCGGCGACACCCTCGCGATGCGGGACGGGCGGCTGTACCGCAACGGGTCGTACGTGCACGAGCCGTACGCGGTGCACACGCACCGCCGCGTCCGCGCGGCGCGGCACGAGTTCGAGTGGCAGCTCGCGCATCTGGTGGGCGGAGCCTCGCGCGACTACGCGGCGACGCGCGACGACTGGGGTCCGCTCGTCGTCAAGTCGAAGAACTACTTCGTGCTCGGCGACAATCGCGACAACTCGCAGGACAGCCGCTACTGGGGATTCGTCCCGGACACGCTGGTGCGCGGCCAGCCGGTGTTCGTGTATTACAGCTACGACTCGGAAAGTCCGGCGCGCGAGCAGAACGGCTCCCGCGTGCGCTGGGCACGGGTAGGCTCACGCGTACACTGA
- a CDS encoding sigma-70 family RNA polymerase sigma factor, protein MSAMRPHRKPSSDEGSLDQYLRDISVYPLITREQEVELAKRIRKTDQEALDTLVRSNLRFVVSVAKKYQNQGVSLPDLINEGNLGLIRAAHKFDETKGIKFISYAVWWIRQAILQALAEQSRIVRVPLNRAGTLHRIGKRASSLLQELGREPTHEEIAEGMDITEEEVAKTMSISQTHLSLDAPMTPGEDNKLLDYLPDTLNPTPDEQTLEKALTDAVQESLSQLKEREAKILRLYFGLGESEPMTLEEIGAVLGITRERVRQIKEKALSRLRHASRKRALESFLG, encoded by the coding sequence ATGAGCGCGATGCGGCCGCACCGCAAGCCCTCGTCCGACGAAGGGTCGCTGGACCAGTACCTCCGCGACATCAGCGTGTATCCGCTCATCACGCGCGAGCAGGAGGTGGAGCTCGCCAAGCGGATCCGCAAGACCGATCAGGAGGCCCTCGACACGCTCGTGCGCTCGAACCTCCGCTTCGTCGTCTCGGTCGCGAAGAAGTACCAGAACCAGGGCGTGTCGCTCCCCGACCTGATCAACGAAGGCAACCTCGGCCTCATCCGCGCGGCGCACAAGTTCGACGAGACGAAGGGGATCAAGTTCATCTCGTACGCGGTGTGGTGGATCCGCCAGGCGATCCTGCAGGCACTGGCCGAGCAGTCGCGCATCGTGCGCGTCCCGCTGAACCGCGCCGGCACGCTGCACCGCATCGGCAAGCGTGCCAGCTCCCTGCTGCAGGAGCTCGGCCGCGAGCCGACGCACGAGGAGATCGCCGAAGGGATGGACATCACCGAGGAGGAAGTCGCCAAGACGATGTCGATCTCGCAGACGCACCTCTCGCTCGACGCGCCGATGACGCCGGGCGAGGACAACAAGCTGCTCGACTACCTTCCCGACACGCTCAACCCCACACCCGACGAGCAAACGCTGGAGAAGGCGCTGACCGACGCGGTGCAGGAGTCGCTGTCGCAGCTCAAGGAGCGCGAGGCGAAGATCCTCCGGCTGTACTTTGGCTTGGGGGAGTCCGAGCCGATGACACTGGAGGAGATAGGGGCGGTGCTCGGGATCACTCGTGAGCGGGTAAGGCAGATCAAGGAGAAGGCGCTGTCGCGGCTGCGGCATGCTTCGAGGAAGCGGGCGCTGGAGTCGTTTCTAGGCTAG
- a CDS encoding sigma-54 dependent transcriptional regulator, with the protein MSAARARDGESRGAADGPAARRVLIVDDEQGIRAALGQLLEYDGYKVRAESNATDGLTAFTQWRPHLVFLDVKMAGVDGLEALKRMRAQDDTVPIVMISGHATIQTAVEATQLGAYDIMEKPLDTDRILVTLRNALAHLELKEENTRLKEAIGSSYEIVGESAAIRALLEKIEKVAPTPARVLITGENGTGKELVARALHKRSPRASAPFVEVNCAAIPSELIESELFGHVKGSFTGALTDRTGKFEQANRGTLFLDEIGDMSLAAQAKVLRVLQDGVLTRIGGSKPISVDVRVIAATNKNVEAEISAGRFREDLYYRVNVVPIHVPPLRERKEDIPLLIRYFVAGIAMRENAPAREFTEEAVAKLKALDWPGNVRELRNTVERLLILAPGPAITGADVDRLVTSRTTADDKSGSALLQADTFESFRDAAERAYLLSKLRQFDWNVSETARVIDMPRSNLYKKIERYGLSREEG; encoded by the coding sequence GTGAGCGCCGCGCGCGCGCGGGATGGCGAATCCCGGGGCGCGGCGGACGGGCCGGCCGCGCGCAGAGTTCTGATCGTGGACGACGAGCAGGGAATTCGCGCGGCGCTCGGCCAGCTGCTCGAGTACGATGGCTACAAGGTGCGCGCGGAGTCGAATGCCACCGACGGGCTGACCGCGTTCACGCAGTGGAGGCCGCATCTCGTGTTTCTCGACGTGAAGATGGCCGGGGTCGACGGACTCGAGGCGCTCAAGCGGATGCGGGCGCAGGACGACACCGTTCCGATCGTGATGATCAGCGGGCACGCCACCATCCAGACCGCCGTCGAGGCGACGCAGCTCGGCGCGTACGACATCATGGAGAAGCCGCTCGACACGGACCGGATTCTCGTCACGCTGCGGAACGCGCTGGCGCACCTCGAACTGAAGGAGGAGAACACCCGCCTGAAGGAGGCGATCGGCTCCAGCTACGAGATCGTCGGCGAATCGGCCGCGATCCGCGCGCTGCTCGAGAAGATCGAGAAGGTTGCGCCGACGCCCGCGCGGGTCCTGATCACCGGCGAGAACGGGACGGGGAAGGAGCTGGTCGCGCGTGCACTGCACAAGCGCTCGCCGCGCGCTTCGGCCCCGTTCGTCGAGGTCAACTGCGCGGCGATTCCGAGCGAGCTGATCGAGAGCGAGCTGTTCGGCCACGTCAAAGGCTCCTTCACCGGAGCGCTCACCGACCGGACCGGCAAGTTCGAGCAGGCGAACCGCGGTACGCTCTTCCTCGACGAGATCGGCGACATGAGCCTCGCGGCGCAGGCGAAGGTGCTGCGCGTGCTGCAGGACGGCGTGCTGACGCGCATCGGCGGGTCCAAGCCGATCTCCGTCGACGTTCGCGTGATCGCCGCGACGAACAAGAACGTCGAAGCGGAGATCTCGGCAGGGCGGTTCCGCGAGGACCTGTACTACCGAGTCAACGTCGTCCCGATTCACGTCCCGCCCCTGCGCGAGCGCAAGGAAGACATTCCGCTGCTCATCCGGTACTTCGTTGCGGGCATCGCCATGCGGGAGAACGCGCCGGCGCGCGAGTTCACCGAGGAAGCGGTAGCCAAGCTCAAGGCGCTGGACTGGCCGGGGAACGTGCGCGAGCTGCGCAACACGGTGGAGCGTCTTTTGATCCTGGCGCCGGGCCCGGCGATCACGGGCGCGGACGTGGACAGGCTCGTCACCTCACGCACGACCGCCGATGACAAGAGCGGCAGCGCACTGCTCCAGGCGGACACGTTCGAGTCGTTCAGGGACGCGGCGGAGCGCGCGTACCTGCTCTCGAAGCTGCGCCAGTTCGACTGGAACGTGTCGGAGACCGCGCGCGTGATCGACATGCCACGGTCGAACCTGTACAAGAAGATCGAGCGTTACGGGCTCTCGCGCGAAGAAGGCTAG
- a CDS encoding aldehyde dehydrogenase family protein, translating into MKQFNNFIAGRWSAPDGGEYFENRNPADPADVIGEFPLSGRAEVARAVESARRGFDAWRRWPAPARGDVLKRVGDSMTSRKEEIADAMTREMGKPLVETRGDVQEGIDTAYYASSEGRRLFGHTVPSELRNKWAMSFRRPIGVAGIICPFNFPLAIPTWKMFPALVCGNACIFKPAEDVPHTGTLLVEIMLEAGLPPEAIQLVHGMGETAGAAIVEHPEIPLISFTGSTETGRIVGETCGRMHKRLSLEMGGKNAQIVLDDANLDLALEGALWGAFGTTGQRCTATSRLILQSGIHDEFVGMLLARARSLKLGDGRREGTDVGPLINEAAREKVERYVDVGVEDGADMLCGGRRAEDAGDGWFFQPTIFARVEPEHRIAQEEIFGPVLSVIRVRTVDEAFTVNNGVKYGLSSSVYTNSVNVAFRALNELDNGITYVNAPTIGAEAHLPFGGVKQTGNGHREGGWEVYEFYSETKVGYVDFSGTLQRAQIDNYAGSPT; encoded by the coding sequence ATGAAACAGTTCAACAACTTCATAGCGGGCCGCTGGTCGGCTCCCGACGGCGGCGAGTATTTCGAGAACCGCAACCCTGCCGACCCGGCCGACGTCATAGGCGAGTTTCCGCTCTCCGGGCGCGCGGAAGTCGCGCGCGCGGTGGAGAGCGCAAGGCGCGGCTTCGACGCCTGGCGCAGGTGGCCGGCGCCGGCGCGCGGGGACGTGCTCAAGCGCGTGGGCGACAGCATGACGTCGCGCAAGGAAGAGATCGCCGACGCGATGACGCGCGAGATGGGGAAGCCGCTGGTCGAGACGCGCGGCGACGTGCAGGAAGGGATCGACACCGCGTACTACGCCTCGAGCGAAGGGCGCCGGCTGTTCGGGCACACCGTGCCGAGCGAGCTGCGCAACAAGTGGGCGATGAGCTTCCGCCGCCCGATCGGCGTGGCCGGGATCATCTGCCCGTTCAACTTCCCGCTCGCGATCCCGACGTGGAAGATGTTCCCCGCGCTGGTGTGCGGGAACGCGTGCATCTTCAAGCCCGCGGAAGACGTCCCGCACACCGGCACCCTGCTGGTGGAGATCATGCTGGAGGCGGGACTGCCGCCCGAGGCCATCCAGTTGGTGCACGGCATGGGCGAGACCGCGGGCGCGGCGATCGTCGAGCATCCGGAGATCCCGCTGATCTCGTTCACCGGCTCGACCGAGACCGGGCGCATCGTCGGCGAGACGTGCGGCCGGATGCACAAGCGCCTGTCGCTGGAGATGGGCGGGAAGAACGCGCAGATCGTGCTGGACGACGCCAACCTCGACCTCGCGCTCGAGGGCGCGCTGTGGGGCGCGTTCGGCACGACGGGGCAGCGGTGCACCGCGACCAGCCGGCTGATCCTGCAGAGCGGGATCCACGACGAGTTCGTGGGGATGCTCCTCGCCCGCGCCCGCTCGCTCAAGCTGGGCGACGGCCGCAGGGAAGGGACCGACGTCGGCCCGCTGATCAACGAAGCGGCGCGCGAGAAGGTCGAGCGGTACGTGGACGTCGGCGTGGAGGACGGCGCCGACATGCTCTGCGGCGGGCGGCGCGCCGAGGACGCGGGCGACGGCTGGTTCTTCCAGCCTACCATCTTCGCCCGCGTGGAGCCCGAGCACCGGATCGCGCAGGAGGAGATCTTCGGCCCGGTGCTGTCCGTGATCCGCGTGCGCACGGTGGACGAGGCGTTCACGGTGAACAACGGGGTGAAGTACGGGCTGTCTTCGTCGGTGTACACTAACAGCGTCAACGTGGCGTTCCGCGCGCTGAACGAGCTGGACAACGGCATCACCTACGTGAACGCGCCGACGATCGGGGCCGAGGCACATCTGCCGTTCGGCGGGGTAAAGCAGACCGGCAACGGGCACCGCGAGGGCGGCTGGGAAGTGTACGAGTTCTATTCGGAGACGAAGGTGGGCTACGTGGACTTTTCGGGCACGCTGCAGCGCGCGCAGATCGACAACTATGCGGGGAGTCCGACCTGA
- a CDS encoding MFS transporter has translation MRKLVVLMFTAFVDMVGLVMVLPLLPFYATEFGADALMVGLLVSAFSIAQLLSAPFWGRLSDIRGRRPAILTGLLVSAVAYVIFAYAGSLLLLLLSRLVQGFGGGTIGVVQAYVADASEPHDRAKALGWLSAATSLGAVVGPALGSLLVRFYGRSAPGLAAAGLCVAVAIFAWKYLGEARESLTDSDTHPATHPATSGGAITRVLRSPLEPASRLIWIYAIAIGAFYGTVPVLPLLLADRLAVTETTIGYLFMYLGGMGLVIRSTILGPMVERLGEIRLCRLGLALLATGLALLWVTFTYPVLFVSLTLMPLGTAFTFPCVTSLLTRAIRRRERGLYLGVQASFGGVSRVAFPIAVGLAMDRLGAGVAYLMAGLLVGASVWLTTALDLPSEG, from the coding sequence ATGCGGAAGCTAGTCGTGCTCATGTTCACAGCTTTTGTGGACATGGTCGGCCTGGTGATGGTCCTCCCCCTCCTCCCGTTCTACGCCACGGAATTCGGCGCGGACGCGCTGATGGTGGGCCTGCTGGTCTCCGCATTCTCCATCGCGCAGCTGCTGAGCGCGCCGTTCTGGGGCAGGTTGTCGGACATCCGCGGCCGGCGGCCCGCGATTCTCACCGGGCTGCTCGTCTCCGCGGTCGCGTACGTCATCTTCGCGTACGCGGGATCGCTCCTGTTGCTGCTGCTGTCGCGGCTCGTGCAGGGTTTCGGCGGCGGGACGATCGGCGTCGTGCAGGCCTACGTCGCCGACGCGAGCGAGCCGCACGATCGCGCGAAGGCTTTGGGCTGGCTATCGGCCGCCACCAGCCTCGGCGCGGTAGTCGGGCCCGCGCTCGGCTCGTTGCTCGTGCGCTTCTACGGTCGCAGCGCGCCCGGGCTCGCCGCCGCGGGACTGTGCGTGGCGGTCGCGATCTTCGCCTGGAAGTACCTCGGCGAAGCGCGCGAGTCGCTGACCGATTCCGACACACACCCGGCAACGCACCCGGCAACCAGCGGCGGCGCGATCACGCGCGTCCTCCGCAGTCCGCTCGAGCCCGCGTCGCGGCTCATCTGGATCTACGCGATCGCGATCGGCGCGTTCTACGGAACGGTGCCGGTGCTCCCTCTGCTGCTCGCCGACCGGCTCGCGGTGACCGAGACGACCATCGGGTACTTGTTCATGTACCTGGGCGGAATGGGGCTCGTCATCCGCTCGACAATCCTCGGGCCGATGGTGGAGCGTCTCGGCGAAATCCGCCTGTGCAGGCTCGGCCTCGCGCTCCTGGCGACGGGACTGGCGCTGCTATGGGTGACGTTCACGTATCCGGTGCTGTTCGTGTCGCTCACGCTGATGCCGCTCGGGACCGCGTTCACGTTTCCGTGCGTGACGTCGCTGCTCACGCGCGCGATCCGCAGGCGGGAGCGCGGCCTGTACCTCGGCGTGCAGGCGAGCTTCGGCGGAGTGTCGCGGGTCGCGTTTCCGATAGCGGTGGGGTTGGCGATGGACCGGCTTGGCGCCGGCGTGGCGTACCTTATGGCTGGACTATTGGTCGGTGCGAGTGTCTGGCTTACAACTGCGCTGGATCTCCCGAGTGAAGGCTGA
- the rimO gene encoding 30S ribosomal protein S12 methylthiotransferase RimO — MKVGVVTLGCDKNTVDSERYLARLGAYGAVQADSLDEAELIVVNTCGFIDAAKAESIDAIVDAARYKTGGACRALVAIGCMIERHRAELESELPEVDLFLGTSDSDRLVPELVARGVLGGEMLAHPGVRQYMGDLPHVRYLKVSEGCDHGCAFCAIPLMRGRHRSFPLDEVVREAQLLELAGAREINLVAQDLAHYGRDLRDGANLALLLEALARETTIPWIRMLYLYSAGITPPLLDVIAREPRIVRYLDTPIQHASDAVLARMRRPERDRTIREKVARFRDAIPDVAIRTTCIVGFPGETDADFEHLLDFLEDVRFNRVGAFTYSAQEGTRAAELPDDVPEALKRERLERLTELQRAISAEQNEDRVGRRAVALVDLPDHATGTSRARLQWQADDIDGVTWIDSVQRAGSFVEVAITEVRDDFDYLATAVRELPDTSAPARTVQPSRSLPLAPAGAHSFGR, encoded by the coding sequence ATGAAAGTCGGCGTCGTCACCCTCGGGTGCGACAAGAACACGGTGGACAGCGAGCGGTATCTGGCGAGACTCGGAGCCTACGGCGCGGTGCAGGCGGATAGCCTGGACGAAGCCGAGCTCATCGTTGTCAATACGTGCGGCTTCATCGACGCGGCCAAGGCCGAGTCGATCGACGCGATCGTGGACGCCGCGCGATACAAGACCGGCGGCGCGTGCCGCGCGCTCGTGGCGATCGGCTGCATGATCGAGCGGCACCGCGCGGAGCTGGAGTCGGAGCTGCCCGAGGTCGATCTCTTCCTCGGCACTTCCGACTCCGACCGGCTGGTTCCGGAGCTGGTTGCGCGCGGCGTGCTCGGCGGCGAGATGCTGGCGCATCCCGGAGTGCGGCAGTACATGGGCGACCTGCCGCACGTGCGCTACCTCAAGGTGAGCGAAGGGTGCGACCACGGCTGCGCGTTCTGCGCCATCCCGCTGATGCGCGGACGGCATCGCTCGTTTCCCCTGGATGAAGTCGTGCGCGAAGCGCAGCTGCTGGAGCTGGCCGGCGCGCGCGAGATCAACCTCGTGGCGCAGGACCTGGCGCACTACGGCCGTGACCTCCGCGACGGGGCCAATCTCGCTCTTCTGCTGGAAGCGCTCGCGCGCGAGACCACGATTCCCTGGATCAGAATGTTGTACCTGTACTCCGCGGGGATCACGCCGCCCTTGCTGGACGTGATCGCGCGCGAGCCGCGCATCGTGCGCTATCTCGACACGCCGATACAGCACGCGTCCGACGCCGTGCTCGCCCGCATGCGCCGGCCGGAGCGGGACCGGACGATCCGCGAAAAGGTCGCGCGCTTCCGCGACGCCATCCCGGACGTGGCCATCCGCACGACGTGCATCGTCGGATTTCCCGGCGAGACGGACGCGGACTTCGAGCACCTGCTGGATTTCCTGGAGGACGTCCGCTTCAACAGAGTCGGCGCGTTCACGTACTCCGCGCAGGAAGGCACGCGCGCCGCCGAGCTGCCCGACGACGTACCGGAGGCGTTGAAGCGCGAGCGGCTAGAGCGCCTCACGGAGCTGCAGCGCGCGATCAGCGCGGAGCAGAACGAGGATCGGGTCGGGAGACGCGCCGTCGCGCTGGTGGATCTGCCGGATCACGCGACCGGCACGTCGCGTGCGCGGCTGCAATGGCAGGCCGACGACATCGACGGAGTGACCTGGATCGATTCGGTGCAGCGCGCTGGATCGTTCGTGGAGGTCGCGATCACCGAGGTGCGCGACGATTTCGATTATCTCGCTACGGCTGTTCGGGAGCTGCCCGACACTTCCGCCCCGGCTCGCACCGTGCAGCCGAGCCGTTCGCTCCCGCTCGCTCCGGCAGGAGCGCACAGCTTTGGCCGGTAG